The Candidatus Gracilibacteria bacterium genomic sequence AATAAATGACAAAGTTCCCGAAAACAGTAAATTATTAATCGGAATTTATTATTATCCTAAAGAAAAAGGAAATCCGAGTTTTTTAAGTCAATATTATCTCTAAAATAACTGGTGGCAACACCGTATATAATTTATGCTTACATTTGAACTAGTACAAACCGACAAACATTCAATAAAAATAGGGCTACGGCGGAAAAATCTCCGATTTTTACGTCGCACAAATCTTATAAAATCACGTTGGCACATTAAAAATCACATTTTAAATTAAAATAATAAAAATGATAAAAACCCTTTTGACAAGTTTAGTAATTGGAATTATAAGTTTTAATACTTATGCACAAACTAAACAAGAAACAGTTGCCTTACTATTAGAGAAAACAGGAGCAACAGCTGAAATTAAACAATTTGACGCAATATTTGATGCTAAAATCAATGAGAAAACTACATCATTTGAGAACAAAGAAGATTTTCAGAAATTTTCAAAAATAATGAAGTCTGGATTTAATGCTGAAAATGCTGAAAAATATTTTAAGGAATATTTAGTTAATAATTCAAATGAAGACAGTCTACAAAAAACAATCATTATGTATCAAAATCCAATATTTAAGGAAATGATTAAGATTGAACTTAGGGCGAATAATCCTGCTAATCAACAAGAAAAAATGACTTTTTTCCAAAATATGAAGAGTAATCCACCTTCTCAAGAAAGAATTCAACAGTTAACCAATTTGAATAATGAACTTGAGACTTCTAAAATGACAGTTACAATGTTGAAGAATATTATTTTCTCAATGGCAAATGGTGCTAATTTAGGACAACCTAAGGAAAAACAAATTTCAGAAAAAGAGCTGAAAACTAAATTACAATCAGTTCTACCCGAAAATTTTTCAGAGCAAATGACTAATCAACTAATTGCATTGTCAATTTACACTTATAAAGATGTTAGTGACCGTGATTTGTCAGAATATATTGACTTATGGAGTTCTCCAATTGGCAAGTATTATACCAATTTAGTATTTGATGCATATGACTATTCTTTCTCTAAAATGGGTGAGATTATAGGTAAATCATTTAAGGAATTAGAAAAGTAGAGAAATTTAAAGATTGAAAAAACGTGTGCCAACACCTCATAAAATTTATGCTTAAATTTGATTTAGTACAAACTGACAAACATTCAACTAAAATTTGTTTCGGCGGAAAAATCTCCGATTTTTACGTCGCACAAATCTTATAAAAACTCGTTGTGCATAATGCAGGGCAACCGAACAAACATCGAAATATGAAATTAAAAAAATACCTTATATTATTAGTTTTATTATTTAGTATTCTAATCTCTTGTAAATCATCAGATAAAAAGACCGTCCACCAAAATATAGAAAAACAGACAAACGAAATTTTCGATAGTTTAGTTGAAATTAGAAGAAATTTCCACCAACATCCCGAACTGGCTGGAAATGAAAAAAGAACTTCTAAAATTATTTCGGAATATTTATCGAATTTAGGATTAGAAGTTAAAACAGGTGTCGCAGGTTATGGTGTCGTTGGAATCCTAAAAGGTGGAAAAGAAGGAAAAAATATTGCTTGGCGAGCTGATATGGATGCTCTACCAAATGATTTTCCTGACGAAGTATCATATAAATCAAAAAATAAAGGAATACAACACGGTTGCGGTCACGATGTTCATATGGCAATTGGACTTGGAATAGCACAAGTATTATCTAAAAACAAAGAATCAATTAAAGGCACATTATATTTCATATTTCAACCAGAAGAGGAGACTTTTGTTGGTGCGAAAAATATGGTTAACAGCAGTCTATTTTCAGAAATGAATATTGACGAAATATATGCATTACACGTAACTGCGTTGCCAGTAGGTCAGATAATGGTTAAACCAAACGAACTATATGCTTACCAAAAACGAATACAGATTAAATTCAATGATAAGTTTTCAAAAGAAGATGCCGGAATTTTATACAATCATATAAGAAGTGAAATTCTACGAAAAAAAGATGGAGCAAATCCTTGGGAAATTCCAAAGGCATTTGATTCTATAATTGGATTAAGTAATCCAAATACTATTTTCAAAGATTATCTTTTTATGGAGGAAAATTTCGTAATCGAAGAAGACAACAATCAACTTGACATAAAAGCTTATCTCTACGAAACCAATAAGTCAAATTTGCCGAATATTTTACCGAAAATTGAGGAAATAATTAGTAAATCAGAATACAAAGATAAATTCATCTCGACATCATTTATTCAAGAAAACCCAACAGTATTAAATGATAAGCTATTAACTGAAAATGCAATTAATACTCTGACAGATATTTATGGCAGTAAATCTGTTGTGATGAATTATGGACAAATTCCATATTTCAACGATGACTTCTTTTACTTTCAACAAAAAACATCTGGAGTGTATTTTTTGTTGGGTGGTTCAAATCTTGAAAAAGGAATTAATG encodes the following:
- a CDS encoding amidohydrolase, whose product is MKLKKYLILLVLLFSILISCKSSDKKTVHQNIEKQTNEIFDSLVEIRRNFHQHPELAGNEKRTSKIISEYLSNLGLEVKTGVAGYGVVGILKGGKEGKNIAWRADMDALPNDFPDEVSYKSKNKGIQHGCGHDVHMAIGLGIAQVLSKNKESIKGTLYFIFQPEEETFVGAKNMVNSSLFSEMNIDEIYALHVTALPVGQIMVKPNELYAYQKRIQIKFNDKFSKEDAGILYNHIRSEILRKKDGANPWEIPKAFDSIIGLSNPNTIFKDYLFMEENFVIEEDNNQLDIKAYLYETNKSNLPNILPKIEEIISKSEYKDKFISTSFIQENPTVLNDKLLTENAINTLTDIYGSKSVVMNYGQIPYFNDDFFYFQQKTSGVYFLLGGSNLEKGINAMNHAPNFGVDEECIRVGVKSFSSLILERTNSE